A region of Vigna radiata var. radiata cultivar VC1973A chromosome 10, Vradiata_ver6, whole genome shotgun sequence DNA encodes the following proteins:
- the LOC106774784 gene encoding RING-H2 finger protein ATL63: MPTQPDSPNTLTQMFQNIFSDNSNIMLAAIISLLLVILFVLLLHLYARWFLAQAQAQAHARRRRRRRRRTTVTVSDVLGPARFHQFHSFNIEDSSPLSTKGLDSSTIRAIPLFIYEHNNRAKEDEELECVICLSAFEGGEVGRCLPKCGHGFHVECIDMWLSSHSNCPICRAPIVVNVVEIDSSQVVSSRDHGAEYGGSDFEIVVDAGSDETRESDHGNGNGNGGARTSVSLSETSSSFLGCSLERMLGKVFPSAN; the protein is encoded by the coding sequence ATGCCAACCCAACCTGACTCGCCCAACACGTTGACCCAAATGTTTCAGAACATCTTCTCAGACAACAGTAACATCATGCTTGCAGCCATCATTTCCCTTCTCCTTGTCATCCTCTTTGTCCTCCTTCTACACCTCTATGCCAGATGGTTCCTTGCTCAGGCACAGGCTCAGGCGCACGCCCGCCGCCgacgccgccgccgccgccgaaCGACGGTGACCGTCTCCGACGTCCTTGGCCCGGCTAGGTTCCACCAGTTCCACAGCTTCAACATAGAAGACTCCTCACCCCTCTCAACCAAAGGCCTGGATTCTTCCACCATTAGAGCAATTCCTCTCTTCATCTACGAGCATAACAACAGGGccaaagaagatgaagaacttGAATGTGTGATTTGTTTGAGTGCCTTTGAGGGTGGTGAAGTGGGAAGGTGTTTGCCAAAGTGTGGCCATGGTTTTCATGTGGAGTGCATTGACATGTGGTTGAGTTCACACTCCAATTGTCCTATTTGTAGAGCCCCCATTGTAGTAAATGTTGTTGAGATCGATTCTTCTCAGGTTGTGTCTTCAAGAGATCATGGTGCTGAATATGGTGGTTCTGATTTTGAGATTGTGGTTGATGCTGGTTCCGATGAGACTAGAGAGAGTGATCACGGGAATGGTAATGGTAATGGAGGAGCAAGAACAAGTGTTTCTCTGTCAGAAACTTCTTCCTCGTTTTTGGGGTGCTCTTTGGAGAGAATGCTTGGCAAGGTTTTCCCATCGGCTaattaa